The proteins below come from a single Denticeps clupeoides chromosome 15, fDenClu1.1, whole genome shotgun sequence genomic window:
- the rap1b gene encoding ras-related protein Rap-1b, translating into MMREYKLVVLGSGGVGKSALTVQFVQGIFVEKYDPTIEDSYRKQVEVDGQQCMLEILDTAGTEQFTAMRDLYMKNGQGFALVYSITAQSTFNDLQDLREQILRVKDTDDVPMILVGNKCDLEDERVVGKEQGQNLARQWNSCAFLESSAKSKINVNEIFYDLVRQINRKTPAPGKVKRKSNCQLL; encoded by the exons ATGATGCGTGAATACAAGTTAGTAGTCCTCGGCTCTGGAGGTGTGGGCAAGTCTGCTTTG ACTGTGCAGTTTGTTCAAGGGATCTTCGTGGAGAAGTACGACCCCACAATAGAGGACTCATACAGAAAG CAAGTAGAGGTGGACGGCCAGCAATGCATGTTGGAGATCCTGGACACTGCAGGGACG gaaCAATTCACAGCAATGAGGGACCTGTACATGAAGAACGGTCAGGGCTTTGCATTAGTATACTCCATCACAGCACAGTCCACCTTCAACGACCTACAGGACCTCAGAGAACAGATCCTACGGGTCAAAGACACCGATGAT GTTCCAATGATCCTGGTGGGGAACAAGTGTGATCTGGAGGACGAGCGTGTCGTGGGGAAGGAGCAGGGGCAGAATCTGGCCAGACAGTGGAACAGCTGCGCCTTCCTCGAATCCTCGGCCAAGTCCAAGATTAACGTCAATGAG ATTTTCTATGACCTGGTCCGACAAATCAACAGGAAAACCCCTGCGCCTGGCAAAGTCAAAAGAAAGTCCAACTGCCAGTTGCTCTAA